The Clostridiaceae bacterium HFYG-1003 genome includes a window with the following:
- a CDS encoding sugar transferase, translating into MKPSNSFAKSAFDRIFGVIGFVLLSPFLAVIALLVRLTSPGPVLFLQERVGKNGKPFRIMKFRTMVEGAEEMGLKITVGNDARVTRVGETLRKFKLDELPQILNIVKGEMSFVGPRPEVPKYVAHYTQEQKKVLSIKPGVTDLASIKYRKESELLGQSQDPEKTYLEEIMPEKLRINLDYVERASLAYDLRLLWMTVREVFFGN; encoded by the coding sequence ATGAAACCATCTAACAGCTTCGCCAAATCAGCCTTTGACCGTATATTCGGAGTCATCGGTTTTGTCCTGCTGTCGCCGTTCCTGGCAGTCATTGCCCTCCTGGTCAGACTGACTTCGCCGGGCCCTGTGCTGTTCCTTCAGGAACGGGTGGGGAAAAACGGGAAACCGTTCCGGATCATGAAGTTCAGAACCATGGTGGAAGGAGCGGAAGAAATGGGCCTGAAGATCACAGTGGGCAATGACGCCCGGGTGACCCGGGTAGGGGAAACGCTTCGCAAATTCAAGTTGGACGAACTGCCCCAGATCCTCAATATCGTCAAGGGGGAGATGAGCTTTGTCGGTCCTCGGCCGGAAGTTCCCAAATACGTCGCCCATTATACACAGGAACAGAAAAAAGTTCTGTCCATTAAGCCTGGGGTGACCGACCTGGCCTCGATTAAATACCGCAAGGAATCCGAGCTGCTGGGTCAGTCACAGGATCCTGAGAAAACTTATCTGGAAGAAATCATGCCGGAAAAACTCCGGATCAACCTGGACTATGTCGAACGCGCTTCTCTCGCTTATGACCTGAGACTGCTCTGGATGACCGTGCGTGAAGTGTTTTTCGGCAATTGA
- a CDS encoding DegT/DnrJ/EryC1/StrS family aminotransferase, whose protein sequence is MKINFSPPDISQLEIDEVVDTLRSGWITTGPKTKRLEQELAQFVGTSRVVCMNSATIAMEMVLRFLGIGPGDEVITSAYTYSASASVIHHVGAKIVMADTAKDTFFIDPEDVRRKITNRTKAIIPVNLGGVMTDNSALIELCEEYRSVFTAANDRQKQLGRIVVLADAAHSLGAVRNGLRSGQDADFSCYSFHAVKNFTTAEGGAITWRQEGGWNDEEVYREFMLLALHGQNRDALAKTKGGDWEYDIIYPGYKGNMTDIMASLGLAQLKRYPELLERRAQMIHRYDERLTQLPYLRPLKHYDDTSRSSGHLYLVNLLGFPVEARNEVIERMSERDIAVNVHYKPLPMMTAYKNLGFDIADYPNAYHMYENEVTLPLHTLLTDEQVEYLLDQFIEVCELVRKEHRIDYETI, encoded by the coding sequence ATGAAAATTAATTTTTCGCCACCGGATATCAGCCAGCTGGAAATTGATGAAGTGGTCGACACCCTGCGGTCCGGCTGGATTACGACGGGTCCGAAAACCAAACGACTGGAACAGGAACTGGCTCAATTTGTCGGCACCAGCCGTGTCGTGTGCATGAACTCAGCGACTATCGCCATGGAAATGGTGCTGCGCTTTCTGGGAATCGGACCAGGGGATGAAGTCATTACATCAGCCTATACGTACAGTGCTTCCGCTTCCGTGATTCATCACGTCGGCGCCAAGATCGTCATGGCCGATACCGCGAAAGACACCTTTTTTATTGACCCGGAAGATGTCCGCCGCAAAATAACGAATCGGACCAAGGCGATCATACCCGTGAACCTGGGCGGTGTCATGACTGATAATTCCGCCTTGATCGAACTGTGTGAGGAGTACCGCTCTGTGTTCACTGCAGCCAATGACCGGCAGAAACAGCTCGGACGGATCGTCGTGCTGGCCGACGCGGCCCATTCTCTGGGAGCAGTTCGCAATGGACTGCGCAGCGGACAGGACGCCGATTTTTCCTGCTATTCTTTCCATGCGGTCAAGAATTTTACGACCGCAGAAGGCGGAGCCATCACCTGGCGGCAGGAGGGCGGCTGGAATGATGAGGAAGTGTATCGGGAATTCATGCTGCTGGCCCTGCATGGCCAGAATCGGGACGCCCTGGCTAAAACCAAGGGCGGTGACTGGGAATATGACATTATCTATCCCGGCTATAAGGGCAATATGACTGATATCATGGCATCTCTGGGACTGGCTCAGTTAAAGCGCTACCCCGAACTGCTGGAACGCCGGGCTCAGATGATCCACCGCTATGACGAGCGTCTGACCCAATTGCCTTACCTGCGCCCGCTGAAGCACTATGATGATACCAGCCGGTCCAGCGGACACCTCTATCTGGTCAACCTCCTGGGCTTTCCGGTTGAGGCCCGCAATGAGGTGATCGAGCGCATGAGTGAACGCGATATCGCCGTGAATGTCCATTACAAGCCTTTGCCGATGATGACGGCCTACAAAAATCTGGGATTTGACATTGCGGATTATCCCAATGCCTACCATATGTACGAAAATGAAGTCACTCTGCCCCTGCACACCCTTTTGACCGATGAGCAGGTGGAGTACCTTCTGGACCAGTTCATTGAAGTATGTGAACTAGTGCGTAAGGAGCACCGGATTGACTATGAAACCATCTAA